GCGTGAGGAACACCAGTACGATGATCCCGAAAGGTCCTCAGACTCCGAGAGCGACACAGACTCGGACGATGAGAACATGGACCTGAGGAACGATCATGATCCTGAGGTAAAGCTGAAGTCCTCTCTCTTCAGATGTACAGTTCTGGAAGCCTTCAGTTCTCTcatttctacttcttctcctcctctgtccacCTAACTCAGTGATGGTTTGACCTAAGTCCCTGGTAGCTTTCCATTTCTTACACTTTGGCCCCTTGCCAATCTTTCACTGCCCTGCCGAGATATCAAGAGAATATGTACTTTGCATTTTTAAactttttattccctttcatgAATAGTTTATTCACATCCCTTGCATGAACAGCTGACTGATGAAATTGAtgcttgttttcctgtttcccaTTTCTTACTCACGAGTTTTCCTTCCCCTGCAAACACCTCCCCAAGCAGTCCATCATCTTGGGCCTCTTGTCAAGTGTGTGCACATGTTGAAGATATGCAaatatatacttatttttattgGTCTGCTGAGCACTTTATGATATTTTAGGAAATTACAACTTTTATAGATTTATATGAACTCACATGCAACCATATACTGCAAGGTAATATAGATCATTAATATGAGCATTTTAGTTAGTGATGTAGCTTAGTCTGATGATACTAGTTTCCAATACTGAACATAAAAGTGCATTGTGTTTATCATAGCATAcagtttttaatattttttacccCTTACATGACTTTTTCCACCTTAGAATATAAACATAAGTGAAAAGTGATTATGTTAGCCATACACACAAGAAGTGGTTAGGTATGTGTGATGTTATATGCAAACAGTGTCATGAAGTATATATGTTTGACAGGCTCATGTGTCTGTTCATGTTTCTTTGTGCTTCTCTGGTGTGGCGTGCTGGGTGCTACATGGCTGCTTATCTTACATTTTTTCTCTTAACCCTCCAAATTACTAATACTGAGAGATAGTTATTAACACATTGCTTCTTGACAAGAGGACTGTTGGTTGGCATGACAGTACTTTTTCTCCTAGTGGCCACAGAGATCTTTTTGAAGGTACTTTTTTCCTGGCACTTGCGATGTGTGTCCCTCTCCTTCTAGGCCCAACTGGTCAACTCTGTGTCGCTTCCCTCTCACCCCGTCACCCCAACCCTCCAGCCCGAGGTAGGACATCCTGGAGGGGACTGCAGCAAGCTTAGTTATTAGCACATCGCACAGGCCACTCTAGCAAACTTAAATAGGACATTCTTAGAGCACTAAAGCAAACTTAAAATGTTCTTGAGAGTGCTGCAGGAAGCCTAACAAAACAAGATAATTGCTTGAATATCCACGAAAATTCTACACCAAACCTTACAGAGCAGAAAATGTGTTCGGCCTTGGGAGCATGGAAGGCACAGTAGCAAACCTGACAGTAGAAAACAACTAAGACTTATATGTTATTACAGAGCACCCTCAAACTTACACTTTCATTTGGTCCCTCGGGTCCTCATGAATATATGCATTTGTGAATGATATACTTTATACATGCATTGCCGTAGCTGTATTTGGTGTGTAGCCTAATAAAGTGTTTGTGTGAAATACTGTCATATGTCCCAGCACACTTTCCTGGGGCATTACACTGTTACATGTGTTCTCTCCATTAGTTTTGCTGAATAATGGCACTTCACACCaatgttaccagattgtcgtacttggcaTATTGTTTTTGCCaatttctgaccaaaaactatcgcacccacaaagataacgatatgcatttataattattgttaaaatctGTAATTATTAAtgctcttttttgcaatattttggggccagaaaccggaaaatacaatgtaatgcatacgataatctggcaacgttgcttcaCACCCAAataatatttgtattaaaattaaagcATTCCACTCTTGTCTTTCCAAATGTGTTTCTTATCTGATCACAACTTCACCAACTGATGCAGCGGGTCACATTGTAGTACGGCGACTAAGCCTggtgggcgagcctcccataactcactctacCAGGGAgttacctctttggctgactggttaaggagtggctctcccgtctcactggtcgcaggttcgatccccggcaccggcaaaacctttccttgtctggattaatttctcatgtgtttcattACACACTGTggtcgtgtgtgagtgtagtgaaGAGAAAGTCTCAGGCATTACAACATACACACACCACACTCCACTCTTGTAACCTCCCTTTCTCTACACGGCCGCCTGCCAGTGAATGGTGAGTGGTGCTGGTGTCCATGGATAGGATGAAGGCAATGAAAAGGACTATTGTGATTAAAGCCCTGGATGTATGAGTATTTATCTCCTAGCTCATGAGAGAGGAAGTGGATTACATTGTCTAACTTCTTGACTCGAGGTGTTGGAGAGgcaaggggcaggaggggaagagCAGTGCATGACTTTATCCTGGATGCCTTGTTTGGTTCATCTTACTTATTATATTGCCCTACAGTAACGAGTCTTTTCCTGGAACAAATGGGAAATCCAGTTAGATGTCACAGTCATGGTTCTTTATATTTCACTAAGCTTTTACATAGTGATAAAGATAAATTAATGTGAAGTCCAGTTTGATATTCTGTATGCTGCAATTGTTAACccatccactgcgattggcacggattttgccttcactggtagcctggtaacatatagtcccaggtctttctctgcctctgtggtggatagtggagtgtttcccatgtgacattggtatgctagatatccccccccaaggtgcatgactttacatttttcttcactgaattgtagcagccacttttggtTCCACTCCTCTGGCGTGGTGATGTCTTCTCATAGGAATTCTGCATCTAAGGGGTTAATCATGTTATACTTTGCTATTCAGTTGAGGCTCTGGGCACATCATCTCAAAATTATTATTCTCTCTTTATGATTGATGGACATTGGGCTTACAAATGTCAAATTTAAAACTCTCAAACTCTGCTGACATTTATATTTCTAAGCTTCTTTACTAATATTGAAATAACTGGTATTGCATGCTGGTTAAGTCTATGGTTATGCCATCCTTCCTACTTTATACCATTATTCATTCCTCTCAAACGTTTCTTCACTCCATCCATGACTACACGGGGAACTTCAAAATCCAATATCTCATTCTCTTCACCCTTGTTACTACTGTGCAATTCGGTGTAGAGTATTTCTTCAGTTAACTACTTCATCCATATTATTTACATTGTTGACTTGCATTTTTTAGAGCAAACAGTTGACTAAAGCCAATGTCCGGTACACTCTTTATTGTTTTCATGCTTCAGACATTCTATAAGAGCTCACTAGACCTTGTCCGTCCATGTTGAATTTGTGGATTACGCAAACTTGCCCTCTCTTGGtaagtgtacacacacacacacacacacacacacacacacacacacacacacacacacacatttagatagatggatagatggatatattcacacacacctatgcatgtatatatataacctTTACACTCCCGCAAAATCACAGTCAGTCTTCAGAATCTCAGTGCATgtacatctaccaccaccaccaccactaccaccattcccagtggcaaaaacaacaacaacaataacaacaacaacaataacgatggCAATAACGACGCTTCAGTATGTGCAGGTAAAATTAAACGCACACAACAGTTTTTAACGCACACCGCAGCTAAGTTCGTACAGGGTTTCAGaggataaaaaataggaaaaagcagCTTCTTGGGTCTGAAATGATTTCCACATGTATACCACAACCACTGCCAAGACAGAACACAGCTACACCTATGTTTGTTATGCATACACTTGCTCATTCATATGCactcaacccgtccgctgcgattggcacagatttagctttccctggtagcctggtaacatatagtccaaggtccttctctacatctgtggtggatagtggagtgtttcccatgtggcactggtgtgctggatatcccctcccaaggtgtatgactttacatttttcttcattgaatcatagcagccactttttgttcgattcctgtagcttggtgacgtCTTcatgtaggaaatctgcagtcaaggggttaatttgCATCCAACAAATCCAAGTGTGCATGCaatatatttgtttattgttaAGGAAATGCTGCTGGAACATTCAAATCACACATATGTAAACCATGCATGTGCACACCTCACCATGCTGTCCACCAAGCAGGGTGACTCTCGGCCCATTTCTGCCGTGATATGTTTGTGTCAAGGGTGAGACATTGCTCAAGTCATCAAAATTTATGTAAACCAAATATGTGTAAGTTGAGGGTGCCCTGTAAACAAGTGGTATCTTAGGTAGTGACAGTATTACCACCACACACATGCATGCGATCTAGTGTCTTTCCATAGAGTAATGTAAGAAAAGTAGGTTTGAGCAAAACATGGTATTAGttggaaaaaaaacataactgaTCTCTTGAACACCAGAGGTTCCTTTCTTAGACTTAGTATAGATAAGGGAGTAGAAATTATGTGTCTAGTTGTGTTCATAGAGGAGTAAGAATTAGATTCACCTGTTGTGCTGATTTTTTCATCAAAGGAGAGAGCCCAAGGGCAAAGCAAATATAAAAAGAAGCCCACAAACACTGCTCCTATAGACAGTGGGCAGGAGGAGCCCCAGAAGAGTAATCCATGACTCAACACGGGACTTTATCAACAGGCACCACTATGCAACAGCAACAGTGCCGGGCCCATCACCAGCACTCTCATTGTGCCGCCGCCCCCTGACGCATCCTTGGCCGCCGATGAGCACCACACCTCCATCAGGCAGAATGGGGTGTCTGGTGGCCACCTGTCTGTCCTGGACTCTTCCGTCTTTCTCAACGGCCGCTCAAAGCAACTCCCAGCAAGAATCAAATTTTATGAGTTCTACAATGCTCCCATTACCAAATTCTGGGCCCATTCTGTAAGACTTCTGCTTGCATCTTGGTGTTTATATTCATAAGTGTTTTAATATAAGTCATCCGATCTTTTGTATTCATCACTGTCATCGTTGAAACACTATTCCACCCACCAGCAAAGAACAAAGCTGTTACATAGAAAATCGTCTTTGCATCAGAACTTCCCTCAAAATTActcctttattcatttttggGAACTGCTATTCAAAGGAGCCAAAGATCTGTATTAGGTCACTGAACTTGCTGAAACTGAATCAAAGAGAATTAAGTCTGATTGACTGTTCagatatacattttttcattcctCTAACGCATTGTTCTAGTTCTCTGCCTCTCCTCCAACAGATAGCTTACGTCTTCTTCCTGTGTCTGTACACCTACGTTGTGCTGGTGAGGCTCCCTAAGCAGCCGGAGTGGATGGAGTGGTATGTCATTGCCTATATATCCACACTCATCCTGGAGAAAGTGCGAGAAATACTGTCGACGGAACCAGTAGAATTAAAGTAAGTTATTCAGCATGTTATCCTTAAACTGTGTAGCTGCTGCCATCACacttattgtttattatttaccCATTGTGGTCACGCAGGACAAAAGTGTATGTTAGACAATTCCAAATTTTGAAACTAGGGATGTTTTATGTTGTACTTCCTAGATTTGATAACCTTTCTGTCAACTAATTAAGGGAAACTTTTAGTCTCCAAACTGTTATCATCATGAAAGTACTCCTGCAGATACAGTTGGTTAGAAATTTGTTTCCATTATTGAGTCCATAGTGAGGTCTTGTCCATTGTAGATTTCTTTTAAGTGTGGGATATTACCCTTTGAAATGCTAGTATGAGAATATGCATTTGCACATTTTCATAGAGCTGCTACTGAATAACAAGAATTGCTATGGGCTTTGTTTCACACTCATACAGCTCCTGAACATTCCATATATGCCTTGGTAATTTATGCATGTTGCTGAGTGAGATAAGCTGAGAGAAAGAGCATATACTCTTAGGCTGTAACAGGAGTTTGAAGGAACATGACGAGGGATTTTCTCATGCTTCACTTGTTGTCCTCCAAACTGTAGTATATGACATTCAATTtctcatttatcattttcttccttccctcaggcAGAAGATTGCTGTGTGGTCAGACAAGCTGTGGAATGTGTGTGATCTGGTGTTTGGGGTGCTGTTCATGATCGGCCTGACGCTGAGGCTGCAGGACCAGACCATGCAGGCCGGCCGGGTGATCTATTGTGTTGATATTATTTACTGGTGAGCACAGCACTGTTTTCTTAAAGATATTGATTTTATATATAAATGAAGAATGCCTTACTTTTACAAATGGTATTTAAAGTGCCTGAGGTCACTGCAGCAGCAAGGTCAGTAGCATCCCCTTGACCAAAATTATATGGGAAGCCCAATAAGTTTGAGCTCGGGTTACTTTTGTCACAAATTTGATAAGTAGACTTCCATTAATATGGTCTCACAAAATGatggaaattaatgaaaagtatGAAGCTGGGTTCAGTTGTCTTTCAATGTTGCAGTAGTTTAAGAATCCTTGAGATCTTTGGCCATTCACAACAATCAAGAGCTTCAGTGCTACGTTCTTTTACCCTAATTAGCTTTTCATTCTTGCAGGTATTTAAGAATCCTTGAGATCTTGTCTGCCAACAAGTACCTCGGTCccctggtgatgatgatgggcaAGATGATAAAAAACATGGCCTACTttgtggtgctgctgctggtggtgctgatggCCTTCGGGGTGTGTCGGCAGAGCATCCTGTACCCCAACGAGGAGCCTCACTGGCGCCTCGCACGTCACATCTTCTACCAGGTGGGCCCCTCGTGGCAGCGCCCTGAGTGGCTTCCCTGGGCAGCTCTGTCTGGGCACAGGATGTGTTTGGCAGTTTGTTCATGCCATTCCAAACAGTACTCAACTAGGGAGAAAAAATTACCTTGGAATATCTAGCTGCAGTATTTAACTAAACTTCTGTCAAAATTAAGAATCCGTATCACTCGTTACTTTAACAATGGTTCACTTTGATCCCTTTGTTCAGATATCCTGAGTAGTTAATTTCCTCATATGTGCACAAAGTGAAATGGTGGGCATGGAATGGCAGACCTTCCCTAGAAGTGAATGATAAGCCGTGACTGCATGTGATAGGCCACTTACCTCACCACCTTATTATGGGATACAAGGGTAGAGGAATTATAATGATAGAGTTTGTTGCTTTACCAGTGAAATATTGCCCATTAAACATATTTCACTTCAGATCCATTGATTTTCTGCTGTGAGAGTTGGCAATGACATTATTTAGCAAATTAAATTGTAAAAGTTGTTTAAAATATGTTGCTAATAAAaattattcaatttttttcttttacagattGAAATTGGTCTAGCTTATTTGTTCTCAGTAGAGGAGTTTCTAACTGCATGATTTTTTGATAAAAACTTCACAATTTTTGCTGGCAGGAATTTTATGCTGAAAGGAAATAACAATTTTTTCAGCCATATTTTATGTTGTACGGAGAAGTGTTTGCCGGAGACATTGACCCCGACTGTGGAGGCGAAGGTGAGATCCCCTGCCACCCTGGCCGCTGGCTGACTCCGACAGTCATGTCCATGTACCTCCTGGTGGCCAACATCCTCCTCATCAACCTACTCATCGCCGTCTTCAACAACATCTTCCAGTCCGTCAATGCAATCTCTCACCAGGTGTGGATGTTCCAGAGATTTCAGGTGAGTGAGTCTTTTTGTCAGATGGAGTAAATCTTGTAAatcctatttattttttatgactTTGGCCAATGCTGATATAGAAAGACCTTTATCTTTTACAACTTTACTTTCAATGTTTGTACTTTTACAGTCTCTCCACACTGACACGGTCTTCCATTTTCCTGTATGAATCAAAGCCCTTTAGGGCAATCCATTTTATCGTATTACTAATACAATAATTTTATATAACAGTAGAGTTCCTGTTGTGCAATTTTCTAACATCTTCAGACCATGAGAGACATGAATAGCTTTTTCACACCTTCATTTCCTTGTCCGTAAAGGTTGTGATGGAGTTTGAAGGCAAGCCCGTCTTCCCCCCGCCCCTCATCATCTTGTCACACGTCCACCGAGTCATCAAGTACATCTTCAGGAGGTGGAAGGGCAAGCCGCTTCTCTATGACAATGGCCTTAAGTTGTTCCTCGATGGGGAGTCTCTAGAGCGGCTGCATGACTTTGAAGAGGAGTGCATGGACGGCTACAACAGGGAGAGGGACCAGAGGGAGCAGATGAGTACTGAGGTGTGTGACCCATGACTGTACCAACTTAAGTAGCACATCAATACAATACCAGACTGATCttaatttatctttttaattAGAATTGCaatataatttatttattttatatgcaatGTGTTTGTATGAGTGTATATACCAGAAGATTTGCCAGTATTAAGCATATgtgatgtatatttattttctatttctcaaACGATCTGGTCATGTTTTTATCACCAGGAACGAGTGCGAGTGATGGCAGAGCGCACCGAGGGACTGGCGCAGAGAATCGAAGACATGCATATCAAATTCATCGGAGCAATGACATCAGTGAATAACCTTGACTTCCACATAAAGAGACTCGAGGAAACGGTGGAGCAGACCAAGAACAGTTACGCCGTGGTCCATCGCTTCATGACGAGCCACGTGAAGCGGAGGCGGTCCACGTCTCCTTGCTCGGGTTCTGGCACGCCAAAGTCTGACGGTGGCTGTACCTCTCGCTCCGTGTCCCAGACGAGCCTGCACCAGATGCTTGAGGAGACTGAGAAACTGATGAGCAGACGGCACACTCCTGACGAAGAGCTGAGTGACAGGGAAGTGAGTGACACAACGGATGCTGAACCTGAAGGGTCTCAACACCGGCTGTCTCCCAAGCCTGGACACTTTGAAGTCAGCCACATCGGCATTCTAGAAGGCCTAAAGCTTGACTCAGCAAAGGTCTCCAGTGCCAGGCATCCCAGGCGGCATAGTCGACGTAAGCAGAGGTTAGATTCTGAGTCAGGAAGTTCCCAGGGCCGTGCGTCAAGGGAACGAAGATCCTCTGGTAGCCGAAAGAGCAGTATTCGCAAGTCTTCCAATGTATCTGGGGATATGAAGCCACTGTTCGGTCCTAAAGTGTGCTTCATAGATGACACTGAAGTGATCCCTGGGCACCATGTACATCACCCGCCTCCAAAATATGAGAGGTGTCTCTCTAACCCAGCCCAGCCCATTATACAGGTCATCCCACCATCGTCACCTCCACAGATCTTCACCTTCGCCAGCGAATACACAAGTCTGGCGGATGAGCTGGAGACAGTCTGCATGGCCCGGCTGTCTCCGCCCTCCTCCCCGCGGCTACACTACCAGAGTCAAGGGGCTCCACAAATCCGTCGGCGCTTCCTGTCAGAAACTGCTGGAATTTCCATCACAATAAGCCCCAACCCATTACGGGATGCTGAGGAGGCAGACTACCAGCTGATGGAAGGTTTGATTCAGAGAAGAATGCACAGAGACTCGGAGAACTTGGCCATTTCCTTGGAGGACCTCTGTTCAGTCAGGACGGATTTCTCAGACAATGAAGAGGGATTGACTCCTCACCCCAACAGGAGAGACTCAAGGGTGATAGACCTACGAAAGAGACACAGTACAACAAGCATCGATGCCACCCTGCCTGACATGCTGTCAGTCCCAGGCTCCATCCCTCTCACCTCCCCGCGCATCCTCACCCCCACAGGCCGCAGAGCCTCTTTCCTCTGCAGCGAGAACACCCGGCTGGCCCTCTCCCAGCCCAACAGCCCCAGCACCCGCCGGTCTTCCATACACGGGGATATGCGCCAACACTGGGCTTCCTCAAGTGCCCTGCCAGCATCTGAGGCCTGGCAGAGAGCAACGTCAAGGTCTCCCCGTCCACACTCACCCCCATGCATGATGCCTCAGGTCGTAACAAGTCAGAGTTCACCGGAACCCTCGTGTCAGTCTGATAGCCAGCCCTCTATGTCAACGCTGCAGGTCCCGGCTGTCAAGGAATCCGAGGTGCGGCCCAAAGATTCCATCACTGAAACTGAGTGTTAATCTTTAGGCGAGAATGTCATATACTCCGCACAGCCGTAAGTCATAAGATATCAGTGTAATACAAAAAATTAGTTCAGTATTTTAAAAGGATAAATGTCAATGATCATTATATACTACAGAGAGAAATAGCTTTTATGGGTAACTTTTTATTACAACTTCGTACTTTTAGTGTTGATGAATTTCTCCTGATAGAGCTAGACTCAGACTTATGTGAAGCTTGATTTGATTGAGTCTCTCCTTGAATGGCTTTGATTCTTTTATTAGAAGTGAGCCATAAATACTTAATTATCTTAATTTATTCAATGAGCAATAATGGTGCAATGCTGTATGAAAGTAATTTAAGAGTGTCTGGAACTGTA
The DNA window shown above is from Eriocheir sinensis breed Jianghai 21 chromosome 15, ASM2467909v1, whole genome shotgun sequence and carries:
- the LOC126998746 gene encoding transient receptor potential cation channel trpm-like isoform X7 is translated as MAGPRWVETVFNKRECIKFIPSSKDNARCCCGQLWQCHRDGSPATLRHGEDLHWSPSRHTQLLPTDAYGILEFQGGAHPTKAHYIRLAHDTRPDHTLQLLTGEWGLDLPKLLITVQGGKANFDLQPKLKKVIRKGLLKAAKTTGAWVFTAGTNTGVTRHVGEALVTESSLRVRSGRLVSVGIAPWGIIERRQDLVGHNKDVPYHPMNSPKSKFVALNKHHTFFLLVDNGTVGKYGPELILRRKLENYISKQRIETRGGLATPVVCVVIEGGPQTIRQVLEYVTDSPPVPVIVCDGTGRAADILAFVHKYTFSGLNMIEGSRETVIMTLGRVFELRPVQAEKLYMEVLQCMRKRDLITVFRLKEGSELDQSILSALLHAQRLNPPEQLSLALTWNRVDIARSHVFSEDVEWSKGSLEQAMMDALVNDRIEFVKLLLEQGVIMNKFLSIQRLEELYNSKSGPSNTLRYIIRDVKKNIPRDYRYTLIDIGLVINKLMGGAYRAYYTRKKFRTVYENMLMRSPRLHRNNSSIFQASKSLLQKNPNSSPKSYISQDDLSSKFEFDYPFSELLVWAVLTKRQGMAMLMWQHGEEAIAKALVAAKLYKALAHEAADDDLETEVYEELKGYAKEFEALALQVMDYCYRQDDDRAQQLLTYELRNWSKQTCLSLAVADNHRALLSHTCCQILLADLWLGGLRTRKNTNIKVMLSLLFPPLVLLLGFRSGEELKTMPQTREEHQYDDPERSSDSESDTDSDDENMDLRNDHDPEAPLCNSNSAGPITSTLIVPPPPDASLAADEHHTSIRQNGVSGGHLSVLDSSVFLNGRSKQLPARIKFYEFYNAPITKFWAHSIAYVFFLCLYTYVVLVRLPKQPEWMEWYVIAYISTLILEKVREILSTEPVELKQKIAVWSDKLWNVCDLVFGVLFMIGLTLRLQDQTMQAGRVIYCVDIIYWYLRILEILSANKYLGPLVMMMGKMIKNMAYFVVLLLVVLMAFGVCRQSILYPNEEPHWRLARHIFYQPYFMLYGEVFAGDIDPDCGGEGEIPCHPGRWLTPTVMSMYLLVANILLINLLIAVFNNIFQSVNAISHQVWMFQRFQVVMEFEGKPVFPPPLIILSHVHRVIKYIFRRWKGKPLLYDNGLKLFLDGESLERLHDFEEECMDGYNRERDQREQMSTEERVRVMAERTEGLAQRIEDMHIKFIGAMTSVNNLDFHIKRLEETVEQTKNSYAVVHRFMTSHVKRRRSTSPCSGSGTPKSDGGCTSRSVSQTSLHQMLEETEKLMSRRHTPDEELSDREVSDTTDAEPEGSQHRLSPKPGHFEVSHIGILEGLKLDSAKVSSARHPRRHSRRKQRLDSESGSSQGRASRERRSSGSRKSSIRKSSNVSGDMKPLFGPKVCFIDDTEVIPGHHVHHPPPKYERCLSNPAQPIIQVIPPSSPPQIFTFASEYTSLADELETVCMARLSPPSSPRLHYQSQGAPQIRRRFLSETAGISITISPNPLRDAEEADYQLMEGLIQRRMHRDSENLAISLEDLCSVRTDFSDNEEGLTPHPNRRDSRVIDLRKRHSTTSIDATLPDMLSVPGSIPLTSPRILTPTGRRASFLCSENTRLALSQPNSPSTRRSSIHGDMRQHWASSSALPASEAWQRATSRSPRPHSPPCMMPQVVTSQSSPEPSCQSDSQPSMSTLQVPAVKESEVRPKDSITETEC
- the LOC126998746 gene encoding transient receptor potential cation channel trpm-like isoform X1 — translated: MAGPRWVETVFNKRECIKFIPSSKDNARPGRSVLECCCGQLWQCHRDGSPATLRHGEDLHWSPSRHTQLLPTDAYGILEFQGGAHPTKAHYIRLAHDTRPDHTLQLLTGEWGLDLPKLLITVQGGKANFDLQPKLKKVIRKGLLKAAKTTGAWVFTAGTNTGVTRHVGEALVTESSLRVRSGRLVSVGIAPWGIIERRQDLVGHNKDVPYHPMNSPKSKFVALNKHHTFFLLVDNGTVGKYGPELILRRKLENYISKQRIETRGGLATPVVCVVIEGGPQTIRQVLEYVTDSPPVPVIVCDGTGRAADILAFVHKYTFSGLNMIEGSRETVIMTLGRVFELRPVQAEKLYMEVLQCMRKRDLITVFRLKEGSELDQSILSALLHAQRLNPPEQLSLALTWNRVDIARSHVFSEDVEWSKGSLEQAMMDALVNDRIEFVKLLLEQGVIMNKFLSIQRLEELYNSVSTMDKSGPSNTLRYIIRDVKKNIPRDYRYTLIDIGLVINKLMGGAYRAYYTRKKFRTVYENMLMRSPRLHRNNSSIFQASKSLLQKNPNSSPKSYISQDDLSSKFEFDYPFSELLVWAVLTKRQGMAMLMWQHGEEAIAKALVAAKLYKALAHEAADDDLETEVYEELKGYAKEFEALALQVMDYCYRQDDDRAQQLLTYELRNWSKQTCLSLAVADNHRALLSHTCCQILLADLWLGGLRTRKNTNIKVMLSLLFPPLVLLLGFRSGEELKTMPQTREEHQYDDPERSSDSESDTDSDDENMDLRNDHDPESVFRISVHVHLPPPPPLPPFPVAKTTTTITTTTITMAITTLQYVQAPLCNSNSAGPITSTLIVPPPPDASLAADEHHTSIRQNGVSGGHLSVLDSSVFLNGRSKQLPARIKFYEFYNAPITKFWAHSIAYVFFLCLYTYVVLVRLPKQPEWMEWYVIAYISTLILEKVREILSTEPVELKQKIAVWSDKLWNVCDLVFGVLFMIGLTLRLQDQTMQAGRVIYCVDIIYWYLRILEILSANKYLGPLVMMMGKMIKNMAYFVVLLLVVLMAFGVCRQSILYPNEEPHWRLARHIFYQPYFMLYGEVFAGDIDPDCGGEGEIPCHPGRWLTPTVMSMYLLVANILLINLLIAVFNNIFQSVNAISHQVWMFQRFQVVMEFEGKPVFPPPLIILSHVHRVIKYIFRRWKGKPLLYDNGLKLFLDGESLERLHDFEEECMDGYNRERDQREQMSTEERVRVMAERTEGLAQRIEDMHIKFIGAMTSVNNLDFHIKRLEETVEQTKNSYAVVHRFMTSHVKRRRSTSPCSGSGTPKSDGGCTSRSVSQTSLHQMLEETEKLMSRRHTPDEELSDREVSDTTDAEPEGSQHRLSPKPGHFEVSHIGILEGLKLDSAKVSSARHPRRHSRRKQRLDSESGSSQGRASRERRSSGSRKSSIRKSSNVSGDMKPLFGPKVCFIDDTEVIPGHHVHHPPPKYERCLSNPAQPIIQVIPPSSPPQIFTFASEYTSLADELETVCMARLSPPSSPRLHYQSQGAPQIRRRFLSETAGISITISPNPLRDAEEADYQLMEGLIQRRMHRDSENLAISLEDLCSVRTDFSDNEEGLTPHPNRRDSRVIDLRKRHSTTSIDATLPDMLSVPGSIPLTSPRILTPTGRRASFLCSENTRLALSQPNSPSTRRSSIHGDMRQHWASSSALPASEAWQRATSRSPRPHSPPCMMPQVVTSQSSPEPSCQSDSQPSMSTLQVPAVKESEVRPKDSITETEC